One stretch of Paenibacillus sp. FSL R5-0341 DNA includes these proteins:
- the ytvI gene encoding sporulation integral membrane protein YtvI, giving the protein MDRIIMKRLLRGLWVIIATVLIAVAIYLLFPLLYPFAIAWIIAYAMNPLVKLLQHRARFPRWLAVTLSLILYFGAIAVVLSAAITRMVKEVISLTTSFDLHVDEIKDTFVRWTQNDTIQSLITQINEFYKENPNYQETINSNISKTTETVGTAVTDLVTGFFNMILSLLTSLPNMGAVLIVVLLSTFFISKSWTRHSITVSGWVPSSIRKPISDIWTDLKKALFGYARAQLIMISITALFVMIGLLILQVNSAFTIALMIGLVDLLPYLGVGLVMVPWAAYLFMNGDLYLGIGISVIYLILLIARQIIEPKVLASSVGLDPLATLVGMFVGLKLFGVLGLIIGPVSLVILDAFNRANVLRDLRTYIINGRVR; this is encoded by the coding sequence TTGGATAGAATTATAATGAAACGTCTGCTCCGCGGCTTATGGGTGATTATTGCGACCGTTCTGATCGCCGTTGCCATATACTTGCTGTTTCCGCTCTTATACCCTTTTGCGATCGCCTGGATTATCGCCTATGCCATGAATCCGTTGGTGAAGCTGCTTCAGCATCGGGCACGATTTCCCCGCTGGCTCGCTGTGACTCTTTCATTAATCCTTTATTTTGGAGCCATTGCGGTGGTACTGTCTGCGGCTATTACCCGTATGGTGAAAGAAGTCATTTCACTGACGACAAGTTTCGATCTCCACGTTGATGAGATCAAAGACACGTTTGTACGTTGGACTCAGAATGACACGATTCAGAGCTTGATTACGCAGATCAATGAATTTTACAAGGAAAATCCCAACTACCAGGAAACCATCAACAGCAATATTAGCAAAACGACTGAAACGGTAGGTACAGCCGTGACCGATCTGGTCACCGGATTTTTCAACATGATTCTGAGTCTGCTGACTTCCCTGCCTAACATGGGTGCGGTATTAATCGTTGTTCTGTTGTCTACGTTCTTCATTAGCAAAAGTTGGACCCGACATAGCATCACCGTCTCGGGTTGGGTACCCTCTTCCATTCGCAAGCCGATATCCGACATATGGACTGACCTTAAGAAGGCACTGTTCGGATACGCAAGAGCACAATTGATCATGATCTCGATTACAGCACTATTCGTCATGATTGGACTGCTTATATTGCAAGTCAATTCAGCCTTCACCATCGCTCTGATGATTGGTTTGGTCGATCTGCTTCCTTATCTGGGTGTCGGTCTGGTCATGGTGCCTTGGGCAGCATATCTGTTTATGAATGGGGATCTGTATCTGGGGATTGGCATTAGTGTTATCTATCTTATCTTGTTGATTGCCCGTCAGATTATTGAACCAAAGGTGCTTGCCAGTAGTGTAGGACTCGATCCGCTCGCCACGCTGGTTGGCATGTTCGTAGGTTTGAAGCTGTTCGGTGTACTGGGTTTGATTATTGGTCCTGTCAGTCTGGTCATCCTCGATGCGTTCAATCGGGCTAACGTGTTACGCGACCTCAGAACATATATCATCAACGGACGTGTCCGATGA
- a CDS encoding acetyl-CoA carboxylase carboxyltransferase subunit alpha, whose translation MAGELPYEAPLVEMRKKIDELVQFGQEKGIDFTDEIARLEERYHRLEEEIYTGITAAQKMHLARHQQRPTALDLIQLIFTDFIELHGDRMFGDDLAVVGGLAKFNGKTVTVIGQQRGKDTKDNIARFFGSAHPEGFRKGLRLMKQANKFGRPIITFIDTKGAYPGNTAEERGQSEAIARNLMEMAKLSVPVIVVVIGEGGSGGALAMAVGNRVLMLEHAIYSAISPNGAASILWKDASKADQAAEAMKITAKDLLEMEVIEDIIPEPRGGAHRDYEASAAFISEALVRHLDEMKGWSGDQLKQDRYEKFRKIGSVTFEPQAPIEAPQEPVEVDVASNLSGNAE comes from the coding sequence ATGGCGGGTGAGTTGCCATATGAAGCGCCTCTGGTTGAGATGCGCAAAAAGATTGATGAACTCGTACAGTTTGGACAGGAAAAAGGCATCGACTTTACGGACGAGATTGCCCGCCTGGAAGAGCGTTACCATAGACTTGAAGAAGAGATCTACACAGGCATAACGGCAGCTCAGAAGATGCATCTGGCGCGTCATCAGCAGCGCCCAACTGCGCTGGATCTGATCCAGCTGATATTTACGGACTTCATTGAGCTTCACGGCGACCGCATGTTCGGAGATGATCTTGCGGTTGTTGGTGGGCTTGCCAAGTTCAATGGAAAGACAGTAACGGTAATTGGACAACAGCGGGGGAAAGATACGAAGGATAATATCGCCCGCTTTTTCGGGAGCGCTCATCCGGAAGGTTTCCGAAAAGGGCTACGTCTGATGAAACAAGCGAACAAATTTGGTCGCCCTATTATTACGTTTATTGATACTAAAGGGGCGTATCCGGGTAATACTGCAGAAGAGAGAGGTCAATCGGAAGCTATTGCGCGCAACCTGATGGAAATGGCGAAGCTTTCGGTACCTGTTATTGTTGTGGTCATCGGCGAAGGTGGAAGCGGCGGTGCCCTCGCTATGGCTGTGGGTAATCGTGTGTTGATGCTGGAACATGCGATCTATTCTGCGATCTCTCCGAACGGGGCTGCTTCGATTCTCTGGAAGGATGCATCCAAGGCAGATCAGGCGGCTGAAGCGATGAAAATAACAGCCAAAGACCTTCTGGAGATGGAAGTCATTGAAGATATCATCCCTGAGCCACGCGGCGGTGCTCACCGGGATTATGAAGCGTCTGCTGCTTTCATCAGCGAAGCTTTGGTCCGTCATCTCGACGAGATGAAGGGTTGGAGTGGGGATCAGCTGAAACAGGATCGTTATGAGAAATTCCGTAAAATTGGATCGGTCACGTTTGAACCTCAAGCACCCATTGAAGCCCCTCAAGAGCCTGTAGAAGTCGATGTGGCGAGTAATTTGTCGGGAAATGCTGAATAA
- the citZ gene encoding citrate synthase yields MTATKGLEGIVATTSSISSIVDGVLTYRGYDIDDLAEHASFEEVAYLLWFGKLPTTDELKSLRKSLSDYAPIPSELIAQIQLYPKNVSTMAALRSAISALALYDEQADEMTTEANENKAVKLQAQLPTIVAAIARIRQGKEPVAPKEGASIAENFLYMMTGEEPSETAVKALDQALVLHADHELNASTFAARVTVATLSDIYSGVTSAIGALKGPLHGGANEAVMKMLNEIGTPDRLEAAIQEKLNNREKIMGFGHRVYKNGDPRAKHLQKMSKELGELNNDTRLYDMSVKIEELVTGQKGLKPNVDFYSASVYTQLDIQQELFTPIFAISRVSGWTAHILEQLADNRIIRPRAEYTGPAEQKYVSIELR; encoded by the coding sequence ATGACAGCTACCAAAGGTCTGGAAGGCATTGTTGCAACAACCTCTTCGATCAGCTCTATTGTAGACGGTGTGCTTACATACCGTGGTTACGATATCGACGATTTGGCTGAACATGCCAGCTTTGAAGAAGTTGCCTATTTGTTGTGGTTTGGTAAATTGCCGACAACAGATGAACTGAAATCCCTTCGCAAAAGCCTGAGCGATTACGCGCCGATTCCGAGCGAGTTGATTGCACAAATCCAATTGTATCCGAAAAACGTCAGTACCATGGCAGCACTTCGTTCCGCAATCTCTGCACTTGCACTGTACGACGAGCAAGCTGATGAGATGACAACGGAAGCGAATGAGAACAAAGCCGTTAAGTTGCAAGCACAGTTGCCAACGATTGTGGCAGCCATCGCCCGTATTCGTCAGGGCAAAGAACCTGTGGCTCCAAAAGAAGGCGCTTCCATCGCAGAGAACTTTTTATATATGATGACTGGTGAAGAACCATCCGAGACCGCAGTAAAAGCATTGGACCAAGCGCTTGTCCTGCATGCGGATCACGAGTTGAACGCTTCGACATTTGCAGCACGCGTAACGGTTGCAACGCTGTCGGATATCTATTCCGGTGTAACTTCCGCCATTGGCGCACTGAAGGGACCACTCCATGGCGGTGCGAACGAAGCCGTTATGAAAATGTTGAATGAGATCGGTACGCCAGATCGTCTAGAAGCGGCTATTCAGGAAAAACTGAACAACCGTGAAAAGATTATGGGCTTTGGACATCGCGTATACAAAAACGGTGATCCACGTGCCAAACATCTGCAGAAGATGTCCAAGGAACTGGGCGAGCTGAACAATGACACACGTCTGTATGATATGTCTGTGAAGATCGAGGAGCTGGTAACAGGACAAAAAGGACTGAAGCCAAACGTAGACTTCTATTCTGCTTCTGTATATACCCAACTGGATATTCAACAGGAATTGTTTACGCCGATCTTTGCCATCAGCCGGGTATCTGGTTGGACTGCGCACATTTTGGAACAGCTTGCGGACAATCGCATCATTCGTCCACGTGCGGAGTACACTGGCCCTGCAGAACAAAAATACGTTTCTATTGAACTTCGCTAA
- a CDS encoding phosphatidylglycerophosphatase A, with translation MSYEIVEAMLARRGVRIDAIAAIVYRLQKGYHPELTLDDCVTSVKSVLQKREVQYTLYTGIALDELAEKKLLPQPLQAIMEADESLYGVDETLALGITHVYGMIGLTSFGYLDKEKIGVIHDLNEHATAIHVFLDDLVAGVAAAASARIAHKNIKAKKYPSDL, from the coding sequence ATGTCATATGAAATCGTAGAAGCCATGCTGGCCCGGCGGGGTGTACGGATTGATGCCATCGCAGCAATTGTATACCGTCTGCAAAAAGGGTACCACCCCGAACTGACCTTGGACGACTGTGTAACCAGCGTGAAATCCGTTCTGCAGAAACGAGAGGTGCAATATACGCTCTATACCGGTATTGCTCTCGACGAACTTGCGGAGAAAAAACTCTTGCCTCAACCGTTACAGGCTATTATGGAAGCGGATGAATCCCTGTATGGAGTGGACGAGACTCTGGCCCTCGGCATTACTCATGTGTATGGTATGATCGGTTTAACCAGCTTTGGTTATCTGGATAAAGAAAAAATAGGTGTTATTCATGATTTGAACGAACACGCAACAGCCATTCATGTCTTTTTGGATGATCTGGTCGCAGGGGTGGCGGCTGCCGCATCTGCCCGGATTGCACACAAAAATATTAAAGCCAAAAAATACCCCTCAGACCTGTAA
- the accD gene encoding acetyl-CoA carboxylase, carboxyltransferase subunit beta, translated as MFKDIFQKKRKYATIPSERALPGEGQEVLERPKREIPEGLMNKCSKCGTIQYSKELEKNLKVCPACGYHMRLNAMERIAMVLDDQGFVEFDADMISVDPLGFPGYSNKLEQQRLKSGLKEAVITGEGTIDGLPVVVAVMSFDFFTGSMGSVVGEKITRAIEHATEKRLPLIIFSTSGGARMQESILSLMQMAKTSAALSRLDEQGGLYISVITDPTTGGVSASFASLGDINIAEPGAVFGFAGRIVIEQTIRQKLPDDFQTAEFNMQHGQLDMVVHRKELRATLGKLLDMHSEKGGV; from the coding sequence GTGTTCAAAGATATATTCCAGAAGAAACGGAAGTACGCTACCATACCTTCCGAGCGTGCGCTTCCCGGCGAAGGCCAGGAAGTCCTAGAACGCCCAAAACGTGAAATACCTGAAGGGCTTATGAACAAGTGCAGCAAATGCGGCACCATTCAATATAGCAAGGAATTGGAGAAAAATCTGAAAGTATGTCCTGCTTGCGGTTACCATATGCGCCTTAACGCTATGGAGCGCATTGCTATGGTACTTGATGATCAAGGGTTTGTTGAGTTTGACGCTGATATGATATCGGTTGATCCACTTGGCTTTCCTGGATATAGCAACAAACTGGAACAACAGCGCCTGAAATCGGGTCTGAAAGAAGCGGTAATTACGGGGGAAGGAACCATTGATGGCCTGCCTGTAGTTGTCGCTGTCATGAGTTTTGATTTCTTCACGGGCAGTATGGGTTCGGTTGTTGGGGAGAAAATCACCCGTGCCATTGAGCATGCAACAGAGAAACGCCTGCCATTGATCATTTTCTCCACATCAGGTGGTGCCCGGATGCAGGAGAGTATTCTCAGTCTCATGCAAATGGCCAAAACAAGCGCAGCTTTATCCCGTTTGGATGAACAGGGCGGGCTGTACATTTCGGTCATTACGGACCCAACGACAGGTGGAGTCTCGGCAAGTTTTGCGAGCCTTGGCGATATTAACATTGCCGAACCTGGCGCTGTATTTGGTTTTGCCGGCAGAATCGTTATCGAACAGACGATCCGTCAGAAGTTACCTGATGATTTCCAGACGGCTGAATTTAATATGCAACACGGTCAGTTGGACATGGTTGTGCACCGGAAAGAACTTCGGGCCACTCTTGGCAAGCTTCTGGATATGCATAGTGAAAAAGGAGGGGTCTAA
- the icd gene encoding NADP-dependent isocitrate dehydrogenase has translation MKLEKFAHPTEGEKIQIDNGTLQVPSNPIIPFIEGDGTGRDIWKASKRVLDAAVEKAYDGNKKIAWYEVFAGQKAFDTYGEWLPNDTLEAIREYIVAIKGPLTTPIGGGIRSLNVALRQELDLYTCLRPVRYFDGVPSPVKRPELVDMVIFRENTEDIYAGIEYAEGSEEVKKVIQFLQQEMGANKIRFPETSGIGIKPVSSEGSKRLVRAAIQYAIDHNRKSVTLVHKGNIMKFTEGAFKNWGYEVAEEEFADKVFTWAQYDIIKDNEGTDAANAAQKAAEDAGKIIVKDAIADIALQQVLTRPGEFDVIATLNLNGDYLSDALAAQVGGIGIAPGANINYVTGHAIFEATHGTAPKYADKDVVNPGSVILSGVMLLEHLGWQEAANLIYKGMETSINNKTVTYDFARLMDGATEVKCSEFADQIIKNL, from the coding sequence ATGAAATTAGAAAAATTTGCTCACCCAACTGAAGGCGAAAAAATTCAAATTGATAACGGTACACTTCAAGTACCTAGTAACCCGATCATTCCATTTATCGAAGGTGACGGTACAGGCCGTGACATCTGGAAAGCTTCCAAGCGTGTATTGGATGCAGCTGTTGAAAAAGCATACGATGGCAACAAAAAAATTGCATGGTATGAAGTGTTTGCTGGACAAAAAGCATTCGATACATACGGTGAGTGGTTGCCGAATGATACGCTTGAAGCCATTCGCGAGTATATCGTAGCGATTAAAGGACCATTGACTACGCCAATCGGTGGCGGTATTCGTTCCCTGAACGTAGCCCTGCGTCAAGAGCTTGACCTGTACACTTGCTTGCGTCCTGTTCGTTATTTCGACGGTGTACCTTCTCCGGTTAAACGTCCTGAGTTGGTAGACATGGTCATTTTCCGTGAGAATACGGAAGATATCTATGCAGGAATCGAGTATGCTGAAGGTTCTGAAGAAGTGAAAAAAGTAATCCAGTTCCTGCAACAAGAGATGGGTGCTAACAAAATCCGTTTCCCTGAGACTTCCGGTATTGGTATCAAACCAGTTTCTTCCGAAGGTTCGAAACGTCTGGTACGTGCAGCAATTCAATATGCAATTGATCATAACCGTAAGAGTGTTACCTTGGTACACAAAGGTAATATCATGAAATTTACTGAAGGTGCCTTCAAAAACTGGGGATACGAAGTGGCTGAAGAAGAGTTCGCTGACAAAGTATTCACTTGGGCACAATATGATATCATCAAAGATAACGAAGGTACAGATGCAGCGAATGCAGCACAAAAAGCCGCTGAAGATGCTGGTAAAATCATCGTAAAAGATGCAATTGCCGATATCGCTCTGCAACAAGTATTGACTCGTCCAGGTGAATTCGATGTGATCGCAACATTGAACCTGAACGGTGACTATCTGTCCGATGCACTTGCAGCGCAAGTTGGTGGAATTGGTATCGCTCCTGGAGCGAACATCAACTACGTAACAGGACATGCTATCTTCGAAGCAACTCACGGTACTGCACCTAAATACGCGGACAAAGATGTCGTGAACCCTGGTTCCGTTATTCTGTCCGGCGTAATGTTGCTTGAGCACTTGGGCTGGCAAGAAGCAGCTAACCTGATCTACAAAGGTATGGAAACATCCATTAACAATAAAACAGTAACGTATGACTTTGCACGTCTGATGGACGGCGCTACTGAAGTGAAATGTTCTGAATTCGCGGATCAAATCATTAAAAACCTGTAA
- a CDS encoding FxsA family protein, translated as MRKWMWALLLIIPVIELFGFILMSDWIGAGKTLLLMILTSLIGIAMLQFEGRKVLVDAKSEMERGKVPGRKMVDGLFIFVGGFLLLIPGFVTDLIGFTLVFPLTRPVYRLFFLGWLEKKMKSGNITFYRRPK; from the coding sequence ATGCGAAAATGGATGTGGGCTTTACTATTAATCATTCCGGTGATTGAATTATTTGGTTTCATTCTGATGAGTGACTGGATTGGAGCCGGAAAGACATTGCTTCTCATGATCCTCACGTCCTTGATTGGTATAGCAATGTTGCAGTTTGAAGGGCGAAAAGTACTTGTGGACGCCAAATCCGAGATGGAACGCGGTAAGGTACCTGGAAGAAAAATGGTCGATGGTCTTTTTATTTTTGTCGGTGGTTTCTTGCTATTGATTCCAGGCTTTGTCACGGATCTGATCGGGTTTACACTGGTGTTTCCGTTAACACGTCCGGTATACCGTCTGTTCTTCCTGGGATGGCTGGAGAAAAAAATGAAAAGTGGCAACATCACGTTTTATCGTCGTCCGAAATGA
- the mdh gene encoding malate dehydrogenase, whose amino-acid sequence MTIQRKKITVVGAGFTGATTALMLAQKELGDVVLVDIPQLENPTKGKALDMMEASPVQGFDSHIVGTSNYEDTAGSEIVIITAGIARKPGMSRDDLVNTNAGIVKSVCENVKKYCPDSIVIILSNPVDAMTYAAYQTLGFPKNRVIGQSGVLDTARYCTFIAQELNVSVEDVRGFVLGGHGDDMVPLVRYSSVGGIPIDTLIPADRIESIVQRTRVGGGEIVNLLGNGSAYYAPAASLVQMTEAILKDKKRIIPVIAYLEGEYGYNDLFLGVPTILGGNGIEKIFELELTAEEKAGLDKSADSVRNVISVVNL is encoded by the coding sequence TTGACTATTCAGCGCAAAAAAATCACAGTAGTCGGCGCCGGGTTTACCGGTGCTACGACCGCATTAATGCTTGCCCAAAAAGAACTCGGGGATGTTGTGCTGGTTGATATTCCTCAACTGGAGAACCCGACGAAGGGGAAAGCACTCGATATGATGGAAGCAAGTCCTGTTCAAGGATTTGACAGTCATATCGTCGGCACTTCCAACTACGAAGATACTGCAGGTTCTGAGATTGTAATCATCACGGCGGGTATCGCCCGTAAACCGGGTATGAGCCGCGATGATCTGGTCAATACGAATGCGGGTATCGTGAAGTCCGTTTGTGAAAATGTGAAAAAATATTGCCCTGATTCCATCGTCATTATTCTAAGCAACCCGGTGGATGCGATGACTTATGCTGCTTATCAGACCCTGGGTTTTCCTAAAAACCGTGTTATCGGTCAGTCAGGTGTTCTGGATACAGCACGTTATTGTACCTTCATTGCGCAAGAGTTGAATGTATCTGTTGAAGATGTTCGTGGATTCGTTCTTGGCGGCCACGGAGACGATATGGTACCTCTCGTTCGTTATTCGAGCGTAGGTGGCATTCCAATCGATACGCTGATTCCGGCAGACCGAATCGAATCCATCGTTCAGCGCACACGTGTTGGCGGTGGTGAAATCGTGAATCTGCTCGGTAACGGCAGTGCCTATTATGCACCGGCGGCTTCACTCGTTCAGATGACCGAAGCGATTTTGAAGGACAAGAAACGCATTATTCCAGTGATCGCTTATCTTGAAGGTGAGTATGGCTATAATGATCTGTTCCTCGGTGTACCAACCATTCTGGGCGGTAACGGCATTGAGAAAATATTCGAACTTGAACTGACCGCGGAAGAAAAAGCAGGATTGGATAAATCTGCTGACTCGGTTCGCAACGTCATTTCGGTAGTAAATCTGTAA
- a CDS encoding thioesterase family protein — translation MQEQINGSWYAARLRVRYQESDQMGVVYHANYLNWFEIGRTEMIRQMGYTYRKMEEQGLLLPVTGLDVKYHKPARYDDEIIIFTRIAAFSGLRLNYEYDIRRMSEEPDEHMAIGERVWSADESLPGERLVTGSTQHVWVNGDWKPVRLDKAASELYSALEKVWLSGKG, via the coding sequence ATGCAGGAACAGATCAACGGTAGCTGGTATGCGGCACGTCTTCGTGTACGCTATCAAGAGAGTGACCAGATGGGCGTGGTCTATCACGCGAACTATTTGAACTGGTTTGAAATCGGTCGCACTGAGATGATTCGCCAAATGGGGTATACATATCGTAAAATGGAGGAACAGGGGTTACTGCTTCCCGTAACCGGACTGGATGTGAAATATCACAAACCTGCCCGATATGATGATGAGATTATCATTTTCACCCGTATTGCTGCATTTAGTGGTCTGCGACTGAACTATGAGTACGACATAAGGCGCATGTCTGAAGAACCTGATGAGCATATGGCGATTGGAGAACGGGTATGGTCAGCGGATGAATCACTCCCCGGTGAACGGCTGGTTACAGGCTCTACCCAGCATGTATGGGTAAATGGGGACTGGAAGCCGGTTCGGCTGGATAAGGCAGCCTCTGAGCTATACAGCGCGCTTGAAAAGGTGTGGCTTTCGGGAAAGGGGTAA
- the pyk gene encoding pyruvate kinase, producing the protein MRKTKIVCTIGPSSESLENTKKLIMAGMNVARLNFSHGDFDEHGGRIIAIRQACEELNKTVAILLDTKGPEIRTGKLEVEPIELVQDEYITLTTEEILGTKERLSITYTDLPNDVEPGSTILIDDGLIGLTVVEVQGTEIKCRIVNGGSIKSKKGVNVPGVAISLPGITEKDANDIVFGIEQGVDFIAASFVRKASDVLEIRELLEKHNAGHIQIISKIENQQGVDNLDEILEVSDGLMVARGDLGVEIPAEEVPLVQKRMIEKCNVAGKPVITATQMLDSMQRNPRPTRAEASDVANAIFDGTDAIMLSGETAAGKYPVESVLTMSRIAEKAESALPYQELYLKQRVAQQTTVTEAISQSVALSAQDLNAKAIITSTESGHTARMISKYRPESPIIAVTTEDRTSRRLALAWGVTPVKGRLVDSTDALFENAIEGGVKSGLVKEGDLVVITAGVPLGRSGSTNLIKVSQIPNNA; encoded by the coding sequence ATGCGCAAAACGAAAATTGTATGTACCATTGGTCCATCCAGTGAATCTCTGGAGAACACCAAAAAATTGATTATGGCCGGTATGAATGTGGCCCGTCTGAACTTCTCCCACGGTGATTTCGATGAGCACGGCGGACGGATCATTGCGATTCGCCAAGCATGCGAAGAGTTGAACAAAACAGTAGCAATTCTGCTGGACACCAAAGGACCGGAAATTCGGACAGGTAAACTCGAAGTTGAGCCGATTGAATTGGTTCAAGACGAGTACATCACTTTGACAACAGAAGAAATTCTGGGCACCAAAGAACGTCTTTCCATTACGTATACAGATCTTCCGAATGATGTTGAACCGGGATCTACAATTCTGATCGACGACGGTCTGATCGGACTGACTGTGGTGGAAGTGCAAGGCACCGAGATCAAATGCCGTATCGTTAACGGCGGATCGATCAAAAGCAAAAAAGGTGTTAACGTTCCGGGCGTTGCCATTTCTCTGCCGGGTATCACTGAAAAAGACGCTAACGATATCGTATTCGGTATTGAGCAAGGTGTCGACTTCATCGCCGCTTCTTTTGTTCGTAAAGCGAGTGACGTACTTGAGATTCGTGAACTGCTTGAAAAACACAATGCTGGACATATCCAAATCATCTCCAAAATCGAAAACCAACAAGGTGTCGACAACCTCGATGAAATCCTTGAAGTATCTGACGGCCTGATGGTTGCTCGTGGAGACCTGGGTGTTGAGATTCCTGCGGAAGAAGTACCATTGGTACAAAAACGCATGATCGAAAAATGTAATGTTGCAGGTAAACCGGTTATCACAGCTACACAAATGCTGGATTCCATGCAGCGTAACCCGCGTCCAACACGTGCGGAAGCAAGTGACGTGGCGAATGCGATCTTCGATGGTACGGACGCTATCATGTTGTCTGGTGAGACAGCTGCGGGTAAATACCCAGTTGAATCCGTTCTGACTATGTCCCGTATTGCTGAAAAAGCAGAATCTGCTCTGCCTTACCAAGAGCTGTATCTGAAACAACGTGTTGCTCAACAAACAACCGTTACAGAAGCAATCAGCCAATCGGTTGCCCTCTCAGCTCAAGATCTGAACGCAAAAGCGATCATTACTTCAACTGAATCAGGACACACTGCACGCATGATTTCCAAGTATCGTCCAGAATCTCCAATCATCGCTGTGACAACGGAAGATAGAACTTCCCGTCGTTTGGCTCTGGCTTGGGGTGTAACTCCTGTCAAAGGAAGACTGGTTGATTCCACGGATGCTTTGTTCGAAAATGCAATTGAAGGCGGCGTAAAATCGGGACTTGTTAAAGAAGGAGACCTGGTTGTGATCACAGCTGGTGTACCTTTGGGTCGTTCCGGTTCTACCAACCTGATTAAAGTAAGCCAAATTCCAAACAACGCTTAA